The genomic segment CAATGACCATCCATATTTATTGGAGTCGAAGTAAAAAACTGGATATGCACCGTAAAAATAAAAAGGTTAGCACCAATGGGGCTAACCTCTCATTTTTTGGTAGCGGGGGGTGGATTTGAACCACCGACCTTTGGGTTATGAGCCCAACGAGCTACCAGGCTGCTCCACCCCGCGTCATATTGATTCTCAAAGAGGGTAGCTTTGTAAACCAACACCCCTCCTTTGTCAAGGTATTTTTCACTTCTTTCCCTGTTTACACGGAAGCTCTATCGAAAAGACAGAACCTTTACCCTCTTCGCTTTCCACATGAATACTTCCGCCGTGTCTTTTGACAATCTCGTGGGATATATAAAGACCCAATCCCGTTCCTTTACCAACCGGCTTGGTTGTAAAAAAGGGCTTGAATATGTTTTGCATCTGGTTATCGGGAATCCCCTTCCCTGTGTCCCTGCATTCTATGAAAATACTGCCCGTGTCTTCCCTATGCCTCGTTACCAGGGTAATCTTTCCCTGCCCTTCATGGAGTGACTCAACGGCATTTTTAATCACATTGATAAACACCTGACCCAGATTGGCAAAATTGCCCTCCATGAGCGGCAAATCGTCATCGTACCTTTTCTCAACCTCAATCTGAAGATGTTTATACTGGTTGTGCAAAACCCTCAAAGCATCATCAATGGCGACGTTAATATCAACGGGCTCAACATACACCTGGGTCTGACGGGAAAGATCAAGCAAGCTTTTCACTATATCGCCCGCCCTCTTCAATTCTTTTAATGAAAATATCAAATCGTCAAGAACCTCATCCCTGTTCCCATCTCCAACCTGCCATTCACCGACAGATTCCATACTTGTCTGAATGAGACTTGATGCACTTGCCAGGGGATTATTCAGCTCATGTGCCGTACCGGCAACCAGCTGACCGATCGCGGCAAGGCTTTCCGATTGAATAAGCTGCTGCTGTGTCCTCTCCTTCTCTTCCAGAGCCTGACGCAGATCTGCCGTCCTCTCTTCCACCTTCTTCTCCAGATCGCGGTTCAGCTTTTCGATCTCCTCGTAGGATTTAGCATTTTCCAGAGCGGTAACACTCTGATTTGCAACGGTTGTTAATAGTTCCAGATCCTCATGAACGAACAATTCCCCTGATTTCTTCTGCCCGAGCGCGATCATGCCAATTAACTTAGTTTTAGAAATCATAGGTATTATCAGCGATGCACGTACTCCATCGAATATGGAAAATATCTGATCTTTTTCATCCGGGTAAGTAGTCTTTATTTCAACAATGTATTTGTTCAATGGTCTTCCTGTTTTTTCAAGAAACGCAACGATAGGATGTCTCTGGTTAAATACATTTTTATCTGCCCCAGTTAAACAATCCCTGTCGTTTGCGCTAAGCCGAAAATATCCCGTATTATCATCATAAACGATCAGATCAACATGAGTAACCTGCAAGGCATTTGAAATCGACTTAAGCAGAAGATCCTTTATCTGATTAAACTTTAAAAGAGAGGCCATCGCTCCGCTTATCTCTCTCAGAAGCTTTTGATAATTATACTTGCCCCTGAAAAAAAGAGTATCAATCAAAGTCTGTACCTTCGCCCGGAGCGGATTGAACAAAAGGACTATCAGCACTGCCAAAACCAGCGGCAAGAGCAGGTATTCGTCAAAGCCGGACGTTATAAAAAGGGTATTAAAGAGGTAAATGATCGATATGTAGAAAGCGGTAAGAATACCTGTCAGAATAAAGTATATTGTCCCCTTTCTGATCAGGGCGCCCATATCGAGGAGATCATATTTCAGGACTCCATAAGCCAGAAAGATTGCCGGAGCAAAGCTGAGATTTCCCATGGGATATAGGTTAAGACCGCATATTGTGAGTATATTCGATGCAATGAGCAATGCGGCAAGACCTACGCCGCCGAAGATATACTTTATCCTGTTTTTCTGCTGATTATCGTGAGCCTTCTTCATACCCGCAAACAACGAAAAGAGACTATAAAATACCATTAAACCGGCAACCAATGAAAAGGCATAGTAGGCCGGGCCTGCTTTGGCGATGGCCCCAAAATCATGGTATTGAACACCACTGATAAAAAGATCTGAAGGGACAAAGCAGGCAAAAATTAGGCTAATCAGAAGGGCTGCAAACACAAGCCATTTTCGACCCAAAATTCCGAGGAATGAATGAATAAACTGGATATAAACAGGCAACGTGAAGACAAAGAAAAAATGGAGTACCCTGTCAACGGTAAGAGCCAGGGTTTTATCCGGAATTGCAGCTACCAGGACAACATCGGCGTTAATTAATGCACCGATAAGACAGATTATCGCAAATAAAATGTTTGTGGGGTTTTTCCTGCCTCTGAGAAGAGAAATCAAGGCGAGAAAGATGAGGATAAAAAAACCGAGAATGGGCGGAATTACATAGCCATATGAATTATGCAGGTAGTCAAGCAACATATCCTCACTTCCTGTGTTTTTTTATTCACCTCGAAATAAGTCGGGCGAGACGCCCAACCTACTAACAGGTGGGACAGACGTCCCGCCTGTCCTAATACTGTGCGCCTGTACCCGCAAAGGCACCGAAATGAAATGAAATTGGCGCTACACTTTCCCCGCCGACTTTGCTTCGGTTAAATAACCCATTATTCGATAAACTAACTTCGCAGAAAGGAAGTCAGGGGCAACCATTCCAGGAATGGGTGAAAGCTCAACAACATCAAAGCCCCGTACCCTGCATCGCTTTGACACCTGCCTTACAAGACGGAGAAGATCCTTCCAGTAAATGCCGCCCGGCTCAGGGGTACCGGTTGCAGGCATAATAGAAGGATCAAGAACATCAAGGTCAATCGTGATATAGACATCACCGCTTAGTTTTTCGCAAATTGTTTGCCACCAATTATGTTCTTCAAGGATATAATCCGCTGAAAATGTCTTTACCTTGCCTTCATTCATAAAAACGGCTTCTTCCGCACTCATGCTCCTGATACCCGCCTGAACGAGAGGACATAACTCAGATATGCGACGGCCGACTGATGCATGGCTATAAGGACTGCATTGATAATAATCCCTCAGATCTGCATGGGCATCAAGTTGAAGCACCGATATATCAGGATATTTCTCTTTCATCGCCTGAACGACACCAAATGATACACTATGCTCCCCGCCGAGAATAACCGGAATTTTATCGAACGAAAGGACTTCAGCGATTGCATTATGTATAACATTCGCCATCTCACCCGGCCCCCGCGCATCAGAATCGAGGAAAGGCAGCGTATAGATGCCGGCAAGATACGTCTCTTTGCAGAGCTCTTCATCGTAAAGCTCCATATGACTGGAGGCATCAAGTATGGCGTGCGGCCCCCTCCTTGACCCGGACTGATACGTTGACGTCAGGTCATAAGGAATGGGCACAACGACGAATGTCGCCTCTTCATACGTTGGAAATGCAGGATCAACTCCCCCGAAATTCATGAAGACTCCTCTGAAAATTTGTTCATTTTTGCCTTTTCAACCTTGAACCTTGTTCCTTGAACCTTTATATCTTGTTATCATATATGCTTTATTTCGTCACCCGTATTCTGAAATACTTCAATTAAAGGTTCAAGGGGCAAGGAACAGCAGCGCTCAATGGTCGTAATAGGATAATGTAAAGCGGCCGTCTTCATAATAAATATAAGAATGGTGCTTTCTCCAGTCGCCAAGCGTCGCAAAAGTTTTTCTCCGCCCGTCAATTACATATTCCTTCAACAATGGTTTATGGCAGTGCCCGAGAATGACGGCATCGTAACCGTCCTGGAACTTTTCCATGGAAAACGACTCCATTATTTTCGCTAAATAATCTCCGGAATCAGGCGATAGCTCCTTGCTCACAGTGGAACTTAGCCGGGCAATTTCCCAGAGAATAAATGGGGGAATCCACCCTTGGAGCTTGTAAAATAGTCTGCTCCTTAAGAGCTTTCTTAAAAAAAGGTATCTCGTGTTTGTCCTGTCTACAGTATCCCCGTGGGAGATGAGGATGTTCTGACCATCAAGAGTGATATTAGTCCATTCGGTAATAACCGACATACCGTGAGTTTTCGTAAAATAATCTCCAAGAAAAAAATCATGGTTCCCCTCACAGATGTGGATACGAATTCCCCTCTGCTTAAGATCCGCAAGCTTTTCAATCACAGCCTTAAACTCCGGATAGATATGACTTTCACGGCAGAACCAGAAATCAAAAAAATCCCCCAGGATGAATAAATCATCAACATGATCCTTGGGAAAATCTAAAAATCGCACCATATAACGATAGCTATCATCATCCTCATTTTTCAAATGGGCATCGGAAAGGAACACCGCCTTCATTACTTTGTCACCATTTTTTCCCAAGAAAATAATTTCTGAACCGCATTTCCATTAGCATAAATGGCGAGGTATCAAAAGCCAAATTTTTACCGGGGCTTTTGTTAATATCGCGATAGAATAAAATATTTGGTTGTGAGTCATCTCAAAAACGTGTAAAAAGGCAATAACTTTTCAACATTACGAGAAATAATGGAGGTGTACGATGGAGTTTAAAGAAATCCTGTTTCAGATTGATAAAGGTATCGCCACAATGACCCTTAACCGGCCGGATATTCGCAATGCCATTACTCATCGAGAGATTATTGAAGAGATCAAATCTGTATGCACGCAGGTCAATGAGGACCTGGATGTTAAGGCGCTCATTGTCACCGCTGTCGACCCTGCCTATTCTTCCGGCGGGAACGTAAAAGACATGAAGGATAGAAAAGGAATGTTCCAGGGAACCCCCGCCCAGATTATGGAAAAATACCGAAGTAATCTTCAGGACGTTCTCCTTTCGGTTTATAATGTAGAGATCCCTACCATTGCCGCCGTCAATGGCTCCGCCGTCGGCGCAGGATGCGGTCTTGCCCTCATGTGTGACATAAGGGTCGCTTCCCGGAAGGCTACGTTTGGCGAAACCTTTCTCAATGTGGGACTCGTCACCGGCGACGGCAGCGCTTTTACCCTGCCCCGGACGGTAGGTATGGCTAAAGCGTGTGAACTTATTTTCACGGGTGCTACCATTGATGCGGATACCGCCCTGAGTGTAGGGCTTATAAATTACGTTGTTGAGCATGAACAACTATCGGCAAAAGCCAACGAGATAGCCGCAAACATCGCATCCAAACCTCCCCAGGCCCTGCGAATGACGAAACGGCTCATACGCACAGGTCAACATTCAACGCTTGTTCAAATCATGGAGGAAGCGGCTGCGTTTCAGTCTCTATGCCACTACACCGAGGATCATATGGAGGCGCTGTCGGCGATGTTTGAAAAGCGGCAACCAAAATATACGGGCAGGTAGGAAAGTGACAAGGTTCAAGGGTCAAGGGACAAGGTTCAAGGGATAAGGTTCAAGGGGCAAGGGTCAAGGGTCAAGGGAGGACGTTTCTTCACTACTCTCGAATCCTGGAATCCTCGTCCCCTCGAATCCTTGCATCGCAAAAGATCGATCTGAAGTCTTCGCTTCAAGGTGAGGGTTTTTCTCCCAATCCCCGAGTGGGACAAATTTTTGGAGTTCATTATTGACCGGAACACTTGCTAATACAGGGGCCATTCTCGCAGGAAGTCTCATTGGAATGTCTGCCGGGAAATTCCTTCCCGAAAGGCTCAAGACGATAGTCATGCAGGCTCTGGGCCTTTCCGTATTACTCATAGGCCTCAAAATGGCACTTTCCGGTAATGAGCCAATCGTCACGATCGGATGTGTATTGCTTGGCGCGATTACCGGGGAATTAATAAAAATCGAACAGGGCATTGGATACGTAGGAGAATGGCTCAAGGTGCATGCCCGATCCAACTCATCAACATTTGTGAAGGGCTTTGTATCGGCCTCAATTCTTTATCTCACCGGCGCCATGATGATCGTCGGCTCTATCCAGGATGGTACGGTCGGAGATCCAAATACCCTCTATATCAAATCCTTGCTTGACGGGGTAGCTTCTGTCGCCCTTTCTTCCACTCTCGGTGTCGGCGTGGCATTTTCGGCATTATCCGTGCTTCTTGTCCAAGGCTCCATCACCATCCTGGCTTCAAAACTTCTCTTTATGCAAAATCCCGCCCTCCTTGATGCAGTTACTGCTTCTGGGGGCATACTCATCATCGGCATCGGGACCAACCTGCTGGAACTCACAAAAATCAGGATTGGAAATTTTCTTCCCGCACTCCTCTATGCTATTTTATGGGCGGTATTTTAGGTCATGCTCAGGCGCCGTTCACCCCAGCGCATGGGCAGGATGACCGCAAGGATGCAAAGCAGAAGAACCAGAGAAAATGAACCGGCAAGCCAAATCCACTGAAGTGCGGTAAGGCTTACTCCGCGAAAGCCGGCCATAAAGACCGAATAGACGGGCCCTGCTTCAAGAACAATAACCGTCGCTATGAAACCGGCGCACAGGATCATAAAGAGGAGACCCCCGAAGCTTGTCACGGACTGCGCCGGATTTTCAGATCGGAAATCGGGGTAAGCCGCCCCAAAACCGACCCCCATGGAGACAATCCCCGGGACCATGAAAAAGACCGTCGTGACGGAGAGAACCATCATAAATGGCGTGACATAGAGAAGTATGTTAGAGACAACGATAAGGATCTCCGCAAGGATAAGGAGCGGTATATAGTACACAAAGAATTTGATCCAGAGAAATGTCCGGATCCGAATGGGCGATGATCTGACGATCCAGAAGGCCTCCCCCTCGATACTTACGGCAGGATAGACAAAGCGCGCCGCAACGGCAGTCAGGAC from the Deltaproteobacteria bacterium genome contains:
- a CDS encoding ATP-binding protein, with the protein product MLLDYLHNSYGYVIPPILGFFILIFLALISLLRGRKNPTNILFAIICLIGALINADVVLVAAIPDKTLALTVDRVLHFFFVFTLPVYIQFIHSFLGILGRKWLVFAALLISLIFACFVPSDLFISGVQYHDFGAIAKAGPAYYAFSLVAGLMVFYSLFSLFAGMKKAHDNQQKNRIKYIFGGVGLAALLIASNILTICGLNLYPMGNLSFAPAIFLAYGVLKYDLLDMGALIRKGTIYFILTGILTAFYISIIYLFNTLFITSGFDEYLLLPLVLAVLIVLLFNPLRAKVQTLIDTLFFRGKYNYQKLLREISGAMASLLKFNQIKDLLLKSISNALQVTHVDLIVYDDNTGYFRLSANDRDCLTGADKNVFNQRHPIVAFLEKTGRPLNKYIVEIKTTYPDEKDQIFSIFDGVRASLIIPMISKTKLIGMIALGQKKSGELFVHEDLELLTTVANQSVTALENAKSYEEIEKLNRDLEKKVEERTADLRQALEEKERTQQQLIQSESLAAIGQLVAGTAHELNNPLASASSLIQTSMESVGEWQVGDGNRDEVLDDLIFSLKELKRAGDIVKSLLDLSRQTQVYVEPVDINVAIDDALRVLHNQYKHLQIEVEKRYDDDLPLMEGNFANLGQVFINVIKNAVESLHEGQGKITLVTRHREDTGSIFIECRDTGKGIPDNQMQNIFKPFFTTKPVGKGTGLGLYISHEIVKRHGGSIHVESEEGKGSVFSIELPCKQGKK
- the speB gene encoding agmatinase, whose translation is MNFGGVDPAFPTYEEATFVVVPIPYDLTSTYQSGSRRGPHAILDASSHMELYDEELCKETYLAGIYTLPFLDSDARGPGEMANVIHNAIAEVLSFDKIPVILGGEHSVSFGVVQAMKEKYPDISVLQLDAHADLRDYYQCSPYSHASVGRRISELCPLVQAGIRSMSAEEAVFMNEGKVKTFSADYILEEHNWWQTICEKLSGDVYITIDLDVLDPSIMPATGTPEPGGIYWKDLLRLVRQVSKRCRVRGFDVVELSPIPGMVAPDFLSAKLVYRIMGYLTEAKSAGKV
- a CDS encoding UDP-2,3-diacylglucosamine diphosphatase → MKAVFLSDAHLKNEDDDSYRYMVRFLDFPKDHVDDLFILGDFFDFWFCRESHIYPEFKAVIEKLADLKQRGIRIHICEGNHDFFLGDYFTKTHGMSVITEWTNITLDGQNILISHGDTVDRTNTRYLFLRKLLRSRLFYKLQGWIPPFILWEIARLSSTVSKELSPDSGDYLAKIMESFSMEKFQDGYDAVILGHCHKPLLKEYVIDGRRKTFATLGDWRKHHSYIYYEDGRFTLSYYDH
- a CDS encoding enoyl-CoA hydratase-related protein; amino-acid sequence: MEFKEILFQIDKGIATMTLNRPDIRNAITHREIIEEIKSVCTQVNEDLDVKALIVTAVDPAYSSGGNVKDMKDRKGMFQGTPAQIMEKYRSNLQDVLLSVYNVEIPTIAAVNGSAVGAGCGLALMCDIRVASRKATFGETFLNVGLVTGDGSAFTLPRTVGMAKACELIFTGATIDADTALSVGLINYVVEHEQLSAKANEIAANIASKPPQALRMTKRLIRTGQHSTLVQIMEEAAAFQSLCHYTEDHMEALSAMFEKRQPKYTGR
- a CDS encoding DUF554 domain-containing protein yields the protein MTGTLANTGAILAGSLIGMSAGKFLPERLKTIVMQALGLSVLLIGLKMALSGNEPIVTIGCVLLGAITGELIKIEQGIGYVGEWLKVHARSNSSTFVKGFVSASILYLTGAMMIVGSIQDGTVGDPNTLYIKSLLDGVASVALSSTLGVGVAFSALSVLLVQGSITILASKLLFMQNPALLDAVTASGGILIIGIGTNLLELTKIRIGNFLPALLYAILWAVF